Genomic segment of Hylaeus volcanicus isolate JK05 chromosome 6, UHH_iyHylVolc1.0_haploid, whole genome shotgun sequence:
TAACACAGAAAATAGGATAAGATTTTGCAAACatggtaataaaaatgtcgGAATTTTTCACAGGAAATTCGACGTCAAAGTACAAAACTACATTTTATATCCTGAAAGTGGTAGGAAATGCATAGTGTGCTAAAGATAGAAACTTGGAATGTTCGTAGTTTAGGAAATAAGATAGAAGAATTAAAGATTATTATAAGAAATTATGACATATTATGTATCACAGAAGCATGGATAACCAATTATGACTTTGTTAGGATTAAGGATTATAAACTAATTTACAACGACAACATGAAGGACATTGACAGGAAAAGCCAAAGGCAACCTGGCACAGGTATcgtaattatatacaaaaataacttAAACATTACAACACTAGAAATAATTACCAATGGGGAATtgtatgaatatattaaatgtagcATCTTGGATCAAGAGAatgtaaaaattctaaatttaacGGTCCTTTACAGGATGCACAAAATCAAACTGTCGTATAAAGATTGGTTAGATTgcctaaaaaaaattgacattAAAGACGATGACATATTGGTGGGAGATTTTAATGCTAGAAATACTCTGTGGAATTGTAGTAGCAGCGACTGGGTGGGAGATAACTTAGCCAGGGCGTTGGAATATAAAGAACTCTTTGTAGCAAACGAAAACACGGTCTCTAGAAGAGGTGTGGGGGTAGCACCGTCAAATATAGACTTAATTATTACTCGAATACAAACAATAGGTAAACTAGAAATACGGGAATCAGGAATAGATTTGGGCTCGGATCATCAAATAATAGAGGCTCTTTCTTACacagacaaaaatattcaaagtaattttagCTGCAACTTGAGAAAAGATAGTAATAGACTGTATAACAGACAAAAGGTGAACTGGTCAAATATAAGACAAACTCTGTCGGATAAGGAGCAGGaaattaaaacagaatttcaaaagaaaaatggagccaacgagaaatattattactgGAAGGAACAGCTGGTCAATACCTTTAGTCAAGATGAGCATCAAAAGAATCGCAGAACAGAAG
This window contains:
- the LOC128878949 gene encoding uncharacterized protein LOC128878949 isoform X2 — translated: MHSVLKIETWNVRSLGNKIEELKIIIRNYDILCITEAWITNYDFVRIKDYKLIYNDNMKDIDRKSQRQPGTGIVIIYKNNLNITTLEIITNGELYEYIKCSILDQENVKILNLTVLYRMHKIKLSYKDWLDCLKKIDIKDDDILVGDFNARNTLWNCSSSDWVGDNLARALEYKELFVANENTVSRRGVGVAPSNIDLIITRIQTIDKNIQSNFSCNLRKDSNRLYNRQKVNWSNIRQTLSDKEQEIKTEFQKKNGANEKYYYWKEQLVNTFSQDEHQKNRRTEDQNIRNTRNTRNKTKAKPKENSNRGNRAKWWNEECLRAWTDWKTSNRILWNTGTVEDYNIMVGFRNRWKKLKKEKKEKQWIELTEEISGEKNLTKIWKKVKGLKDYFTTNKTKMDCRVRGDLEAQEIEKLVSKNNNADILKDRNHQFNSYQEFPYADIWNKEVSNIEVLHAIEAGRSKKSAPGLDKIDYKTLSELPLFMKILLSELMKDSWEEGMVPDDWNLTKPNLALREKDL
- the LOC128878949 gene encoding uncharacterized protein LOC128878949 isoform X5 encodes the protein MHSVLKIETWNVRSLGNKIEELKIIIRNYDILCITEAWITNYDFVRIKDYKLIYNDNMKDIDRKSQRQPGTGIVIIYKNNLNITTLEIITNGELYEYIKCSILDQENVKILNLTVLYRMHKIKLSYKDWLDCLKKIDIKDDDILVGDFNARNTLWNCSSSDWVGDNLARALEYKELFVANENTVSRRGVGVAPSNIDLIITRIQTIGKLEIRESGIDLGSDHQIIEALSYTDKNIQSNFSCNLRKDSNRLYNRQKVNWSNIRQTLSDKEQEIKTEFQKKNGANEKYYYWKEQLVNTFSQDEHQKNRRTEDQNIRNTRNTRNKTKAKPKENSNRGIDGRNLRKKRRKNNG
- the LOC128878949 gene encoding uncharacterized protein LOC128878949 isoform X3, with the translated sequence MHSVLKIETWNVRSLGNKIEELKIIIRNYDILCITEAWITNYDFVRIKDYKLIYNDNMKDIDRKSQRQPGTGIVIIYKNNLNITTLEIITNGELYEYIKCSILDQENVKILNLTVLYRMHKIKLSYKDWLDCLKKIDIKDDDILVGDFNARNTLWNCSSSDWVGDNLARALEYKELFVANENTVSRRGVGVAPSNIDLIITRIQTIGKLEIRESGIDLGSDHQIIEALSYTDKNIQSNFSCNLRKDSNRLYNRQKVNWSNIRQTLSDKEQEIKTEFQKKNGANEKYYYWKEQLVNTFSQDEHQKNRRTEDQNIRNTRNTRNKTKAKPKENSNRGFRNRWKKLKKEKKEKQWIELTEEISGEKNLTKIWKKVKGLKDYFTTNKTKMDCRVRGDLEAQEIEKLVSKNNNADILKDRNHQFNSYQEFPYADIWNKEVSNIEVLHAIEAGRSKKSAPGLDKIDYKTLSELPLFMKILLSELMKDSWEEGMVPDDWNLTKPNLALREKDL
- the LOC128878949 gene encoding uncharacterized protein LOC128878949 isoform X1 gives rise to the protein MHSVLKIETWNVRSLGNKIEELKIIIRNYDILCITEAWITNYDFVRIKDYKLIYNDNMKDIDRKSQRQPGTGIVIIYKNNLNITTLEIITNGELYEYIKCSILDQENVKILNLTVLYRMHKIKLSYKDWLDCLKKIDIKDDDILVGDFNARNTLWNCSSSDWVGDNLARALEYKELFVANENTVSRRGVGVAPSNIDLIITRIQTIGKLEIRESGIDLGSDHQIIEALSYTDKNIQSNFSCNLRKDSNRLYNRQKVNWSNIRQTLSDKEQEIKTEFQKKNGANEKYYYWKEQLVNTFSQDEHQKNRRTEDQNIRNTRNTRNKTKAKPKENSNRGNRAKWWNEECLRAWTDWKTSNRILWNTGTVEDYNIMVGFRNRWKKLKKEKKEKQWIELTEEISGEKNLTKIWKKVKGLKDYFTTNKTKMDCRVRGDLEAQEIEKLEFPYADIWNKEVSNIEVLHAIEAGRSKKSAPGLDKIDYKTLSELPLFMKILLSELMKDSWEEGMVPDDWNLTKPNLALREKDL